The DNA sequence GGGAATTCAGGGAGCGACCGGTCCGCTGCGGGCAGAGGTCCAGCTCGGCACGCCGGGTGGCGTGATCGCTGATCCCCCCAAGGTGATGGTTGTCGTTCCGATCGAACGTTTGATAGTCCGCTCGATTCAGGGATTGCCCATCGAGGTTTTAAGGAGCAGTTCTATTCGTCATGTTCAATTAGAGCCGGAGACGGGTAGCGTTGAGGTGCTGGGGCCCGAGAGCGTCGTCGCTCGGTTGCGGCCCGAGGATCTCGTATTGAGGATCGATGCCCGGAACTTGAGAGCGGGGACCCACATGCTCATGGTCAGTGTGGTTCTAACGCGTGATGTTGAGGATCTGGTTTCGGTCGAACCGAGTTACCCGGAAAGATTTAAAGTCACACTTGAATAATATTTTTATGAACCTGTTCCTCGCTAGAGGGCTGCAAAGAGCCGTGCCATCGGAACGGGAGACAAGGAGGATCCCATGGAAAAGCAGGAGTTTCCCTACTGCCCCATATCGCGGCAACTCTGCCAGCAGGGAAAGGTTTTCGCTGATTCCCAATCCCAGAAGGATTTAACGTTCTGTGCCTTTTGGCATCTCGCTGAACACCGCTGTGTCTTCCGGATGGTAGAATATGATCTCTTTAATATTGCACGATCAATGGATGAGATCCGCAGCCGATAACCGGCTCCATGAGCCTATTCGGGATACGGGGCAGGAACGTCAAACGGCCCTTGACGTTAGTTGAAAAAACCCGATAATTTTCTGTTGACGGCCATTCGATGGGTTGCTAAGGTGTAACCACTTCTCCCTGACGGACTTCTGTGAGTTTCAGGGGCGAGGCTGGGTTTTCATCTTTCCACGGCAGTCAAGAGAGATCGTTTCACAGAGGATCAGGAGGGGCCATGACGAAGGCGGACCTGGTGGATGAAATCGCCGATCGCACAGGCTTGACGAAAAAAGATGTTGCTGAGACGGTGGATCAGTTCTTGGAGGCTGTCTCTAGATCTCTGATCAACGGCAAACATATTGAAATCAGAGGATTTGGGACGTTTAGGGTCCGTGATCGGAAGCCACGCATGGCTCGCAATCCCCGAACTGGGGATTCGGTGCCTGTCCCGGCCCGGCGCGTACCTGTCTTTAAGGTTTCCAAAGAACTGAAAGAAAAGGTCGCGAACGCCGAATCCTAGGACCCTGGTGGCGCCGAGGAGCGGGGTTGGGCCTATTCTAGGCCCGGTTGATCTTCCGTTTCCGGCCGAAAGGGTGCCGCGTTGCCGCGAGAAAAATCTGCTCGAGACACTAGGGGGCAACACCAAGGTGGGGCGCCTGGTGTACTCTATATTGTGGCGACCCCCATGGGTCATCTCCAGGACATAACCCTGAGAGCCATTGAGGTTCTCAGGGATGTTTCCTTTATTGCCGCCGAAGACACCCGAAGAAGCCGAACGCTCCTTTCCGCCCATGGTCTCACCGGAAGGCTTGTCAGTTACCATGAGCACAATGAACGGCAGCGGACCCCCGGTCTTCTTGAAGAACTTCTGCAGGGACGGTCGGTAGCCCTTATCAGTGATGCAGGCAGCCCCCTCATCAGCGATCCTGGCTACCATATTGTTCAGGCGGCCATCCAAGAGGGGATTCCGATTCAGGTCATTCCCGGGCCCTCATCTGTTATCGCAGCCCTTCAAGTAGCGGGATTTACGGCCGACCGGTTTATCTTTCATGGGTATGCGCCGCGCACATCGGGCCGGAGAGAACGGTTTCTGGATGAAGTGGCGGCCGATCCACGAACACAGGTTTTCTTTGAAACGCCGCACCGCATCCGGCGGACATTGGATGCAATGACAAGTCGGTTCCCCCGCCGGGATATGGTACTCTGCCGAGAACTCACAAAAGTCTATGAAGAGACATTGAGAGGGACGCCCGAAAAAATCCTGGAGAGGATCGGTGAGCGGTCCCTGAAGGGCGAAATGGTTCTTGTCGTCGGTCCGCAATCGAAGGAAGGCCGTGGAAGGAGCGCCGGTTCATGATGTCTTCCATTAAAAGGGGCGCCCGTTCCACCATCGCCCCCCTTGCCGGCTGGCTGGGCAAAAGGGGTGTGCATCCCAACACCTTGACCCTGCTGGGCCTCCTTTTCGCCGGGATCACCGCGGTTCTTTTGGCCCAGGGCCGCCTGCGCCTGGCGCTCATCCCTTATACATTAAGCGGATTGGCCGATATGCTGGACGGCGCTGTGGCGCGGGCGACGGGCCGCGGTTCGGCCTTTGGCGCGGCCTTGGACTCCACCGTCGATCGTGTCGCCGAGGGCGTTGTTCTCGGCGGTCTTCTTCTCGGTCTGCTCAATGCGCCGCCCGGGGGCACGGTTCTCTGCGTTTCGTCGATCCTCCTTTTTCTCATCAGTTCTTTTCTGGTCAGTTATACCCGGGCGCGGGCTGAGGGCCTGGGACTCGAATGCACCGTCGGTTGGATGGAGCGTCCCGCCCGGTTGGTTCTGCTGGCGATCCTTCTACTTCTGGGCCGGTCGGTCCTTCTTCCGGGACTGATCATCTTGGGTCTCCTGACGACGTGGACGGTGATTCAGAGGATGATTCATATTAGCCATGAGGTGGGGCGGCTCGCTCGAAATGAAAAGACCCGCAAGGTCGCGCCATGAGCCGAGGGGTTTTTATCTCCTTTGAGGGGGGCGAGGGATCGGGGAAATCGACTCAGATTTTGAGGCTGGCCGAGTCGTTGAAATCTTCGGGATTCCAGGTCGTTGTCTGTCGCGAGCCGGGGGGAACACCGCTCGGCGAGGCGGTTCGCGACCTGCTTCTCAAGATCCGCAAGGATCCGCCCGCGGCCCTGACCGAATTGCTTCTTCTTGAGTCATCACGATCCCACCTCGTCCAGCAGGTCATCCTCCCCGCACTGAAAGAAGGTCGGATTGTTCTCTGCGACCGTTATGCCGATGCGTCGATGGCCTATCAGTGGGGGGGAAGAGGTTTGGCTTCGGATCTTGTTAGGAATCTCAATAAAACAGCGACCGGCGGTCTGACCCCTGATCGGACGGTTCTTCTTGATATGGATCCAAGCGAAGGGCGGCGGCGCCAGGGCCGGGCGGGCATGGATACCGATCGCATGGAGAGCGAGAATCTGGAGTTTCATAGTAAAGTGCGCTGTGCCTATCTCTCTCTTGCGAAAGAAGAGCCTGGACGATTCATCGTGGTTGATGCAGCGCAGGGGATAGATCAACTGGCGGAAGAGATCCTCCGACAAGTACAACCTTACTGCCTTGAACGGTTGACACCATCCGGGAAGACTTTTGGGAAAACTGAGGGAGGCATCCATCATGCACCCTGATCGCATGCGGCAGATACTTGAAGATGTCCAATCGGGCGTGATGACGGCTGATGCTGCGATGAGCGCCTTCCGACGGCTCCCCTTTGAGTCGCTGAACGACCTGCGATTGGATCATCATCGGCATCTTCGCTGCGGTTTTCCGGAAGTTGTTTTTGGACTGGGCAAAACGCCGACCCAGGTGCTGGATGCGGCCAAGGGTCTTCAGGCATCCGGCAGTCCTCTTCTCGTCACCCGTGTTGATCCAGAGACAGGACCTCTTCTGCAGAAGCAGTTTCCAGCAGGGCGCTGGAATCGCCGCGCCCGCTGCTTCATTTTGGCCGGTGAGTCTCTCATTCCCCCGGCCGGTCTTGTAGGCATCTTGTGCGCCGGGACGAGTGACCTCCCTGTTGCGGAGGAGGCTGTTGAAACGGCCCGCGCCATGGGAGCCGAGGTGGAGTTTACGGCCGATGTGGGGATTGCCGGGCTCCATCGTCTCAGCGATAAAAAGGAGCTCCTCCTATCGGCGGATGCCCTCGTTGTTGTCGCGGGCATGGAAGGGGCTCTGGCGAGTGTCGTGGGAGGACTTACCGACAAGCCCGTGATCGCGGTTCCGACCAGCGTCGGCTACGGCGCATCCTTCAAAGGTCTAACCGCCTTGTTGGCCATGCTCAACAGCTGCGCTTCCGGGGTTGTCGTCGTCAATATCGACAATGGTTTCGGCGCGGGTTACACCGCTGCCCTGATTGGACGGGGTCGATGCGCCGCAATGAAGGATGTCCGTCTTCCGGAGAAGCAACTGAGGAAACAACCGGAGAAGCCGCCGAAGAAACGACCGGGGAAAGAACAATGAGGATTTTATACGTTGATCCGATAGGGGGACTGAGCGGGGACATGTTTCTCGGCGCCCTCGTCGACTTGGGCTGGCCCCTGGCCTCGTTGGAAAGGGAGCTCCAGGAGATCGGAATTTCGGACATCCGATTGGATGTGGAGACGCGGATCCATCGACATCTTTCCTCGAAGGGGATTCTTGTGACCACCGGTGAAAAAGGAGTTCACCGACACTTGCCGGACATTGAGAAGATTCTTGGAGTCGATCGAACGGAGATGGATGCGATCCCGCCGCACCGTCGGAAGGCCTATGGGGCGTTCCGCCGCCTGGTTGAGGCGGAAGCCCGCATCCACGGACAACCGATCGAGAAAGTCCATCTTCATGAGGTGGGAGGTTTGGATTCCATCGCCGATATCCTGGGCGTCTGTCTCGCTATCTCTGATCTTGAAATCGAGCGGGTCTTTGTTGGACCCCTGCCTTTGGGGACGGGATGGGTCGATATGGCGCATGGGCGATTTCCAATCCCCGCCCCGGCCACCGTTGAGATCCTGAAGGATGTTCCGGTTGTCTGGACCGGTGAATGCGGGGAGAAGGTGACCCCGACAGGAGCGGTCTTGGCGGTAACCCTCGCTGATCAATTCGGATTTCCTCCACCGATGATCCTTCGGTCGACCGGTTGGGGTGGCGGCAGCCGCCCTACGGCGGAGGGTGAAACTCCCAATCTCGTCCGGCTCATCCTTGGGGAGACCGAGGACGAAGCGGTGAATGAAGCGGGTGAGGGTCTCTGGGACCGAGTCGGCGTCCTAACGACACATATCGATGACATGACATCAGAAGAGATGGCTTATCTCACTGAAAAATTAAGGATTGGGGGGGCGCTCGATGTTTTTGTCACACCGGGATTGATGAAAAAGGGACGGCCGGCCTGGGCTTTAACCGTGCTTTGCGGGCCCGCCATGATGCCCTCTCTTCGCACCCTCCTCTTCGAAGAGTCATCCACATTGGGGATTCGGATCCGGTGGGAGGAGCGTTGGGTGCTGAATCGCCTCTTGGAGACCTTGGAAACGCCCTATGGGCCCATCCAGGTCAAATGGGCGCGCCGGGGGGAGCGATGGGAGGCGGCGCCCGAGTTCGAATCCCTGAAATCAGCCGCCGACTCCTGCGGGATCTCTTTGAGAAAAATCGCTTTGGAGATCTCACGACTCCTGCCTGAGGTGCCAAAAACCTCCTTTTAGAAATCAATTTTAAGCGCTAATGGGTCTTGACGACAGTACCAGCCGCGGCTATACTCCTGACAGCGTGTAGTAAGGGTAGTTATCCCATAACATGCCACGTCTGGACTCCCCCCTCTGACGAGACGTGCAGCTTGGGGATTGCATCAATTGGTGGAGGATCGAACTCGTCAAAGAATTCTCCTTCTCCGTTTTGCGGTGAAGTTGTACGCCGACTAGTATCCGGTGGGTATTTGTATACCGGATTTTTCAGAGGGGCTCCCTGATCGAGGAGGTGATGGGAGTCAGGGAGTTCGCGGGCAGTATCGGAAATATGTTAAAGTCTTGCACCGTCCAGGGGTTGACCCGGGACAGGTTTTGATGGTGCAACCGGCGTCGGCGGTGTCATCCCCGATGCCGGGGGGAGAGAGGGGATCTCAGAACTGGCAGAATGAGATTCTCTCTGATCACGAGAAGGACAACCATGGAGGCAAAAATGAGGAAGAGCTTCTTAATCCTGGCCTGCTTGTGTCTTTTGGCGGTCACGGTGAATGCTCATGCGGTAACACCTCGCAGCGATATGTTCCTTCGGACCTCGAAGGCTGCTGTGAATGAGTCGCTGAGCGATGCGCCGAAGGTGACCTATGCAGGCACACGGGCTGATACATTCTGCTATGGCGGCCATGATGGTAGTGGCTATGCCGTTCTTGGTGGAATCTGGGATTTCGCCGATGGCACCATGCAGGGTTGGTACAGTCTTGACCAAACATTGAATTCCGGCGCGACTTGGTGGGCTCGCTATGACGCCGACGACTACGAGTACCCGGCCGCCGCTCCGATGACCAATGCGTCGGCCGGACACCTTTGGTGTGGTGGGGAGAAATCCCGTGCTATGGAAGGGTGTTGGGCTTGTGATGCCGGCGTTGAAAATGAAAGCTATGGCTATATTGCCAATTTGTGCCAGAGAACCACGGGTGAGCTTTTGGCGCTTGGCGCTGGTGATATCTCCATTGGCATGCAGTACTACACCGACTCCGAAGGCGGTGTTTTTGACTACTCAAAGGTTCAGCTTGTCTGCTACGATGGCGCCAATGAGCTAGAAGTTCTTACCGTCGACAATCTCGATGCCGGTATTGAGGGTGCGCCCGGCGCTCCGATCACCTATGCGGGCCAAATCTTCGGATTCGAGCTTCCTGATGGCACCGATGGCGTGCGGTTGCGCTTTGAGTTCGTTGCCGACGGCGGCTGGTCTGATGATGATGGGCTGTACTGTTCCACATACGGTCCCATCGGTCTCGACAATGTGGTTCTCAGCGGCGCCGTCTCGGCGTCGTATAACTTTGAGAATGACGATGAAGGTTTTGTTGCCGCGCATTGTCCCGGGATCGGTAACTGGGTCGCCGTTAACCACGTCGACAATTATACCATCCTTGATCCCTGTGCTTGCGAGTTGAGCAACTATGTTCTCTCGTTCCACGATGACAACCTCGAGCATGGTGATCCGTCCAGTGCTCAGAACCAGAACAATATAGCGATAAGCCCGATTGTTGATCGCACGGCTTATCCGTCCCCTGCCTACAACTCAATCTTCGCTCAGTGGGACATGTATGCCTGGCTGCCGAAGGCCAACGGTGTCCTTTATCGTCCGGGCTGGTTCTATGATCCTTGGGAATGTGAATTCACGGGCGCCACAGGTTGGTCCCCGCGTGTCGGGCAGGCCACATGGCACTATGTTGGAACCGATCCTGTTTGTTACGGTTCCAACAACTCCGCCACCAGCAACGAAGTTCCGGGCACGGCAAACTACTATCGCTTCTGTCTTGAAGTGCTGGCTTGCTGTGACTGCTTCGGCATCACGAATTGCACCGGTACCAGCAATGAAACCCCGCTGTTTGACAACATCGAGGTGTGCGTGACCGGCGTTGCCGATGCTCCTGTGGCGGGTTACGGCCCTGCAGATGGCAACTATTATCAGGATGCCTTCAGCCAGAGCATGTTCCTTGATCCGAGCGCAACCGGCCGTTGCGATTCCTGGGATGTTGGCGGCGGCGCTGCGCCTCCGTATATTCTAGCCGACTCCCTGGCGATCACCGGCCCCGCGGTTACGGGTCCCACTCCGTCTTGGGAAGCCTACCTATGGGTTCATGTCCCGCGTGTCGGCCCTGGGATCGATACGGGCGCTTTTGCTGCTTGGAAATCACGATTCACGGGCGATGCGGAGACGGGTTTCGTTAAGGCGAGAATGGACTCGAGTGAGACCGTCGCGGCCTTCTCGAACAAGTTCTGCTCCTACTTCAACGAATTAGACGGCGGGTTCAACAATGCGTTCGGCGAATTGACCGAAGAGAACGAGATTCTCCCGGATGATTTGTTCACGCCGGGTACCCTGATTCAGTACTTCGTAACCACAAACTATGTTGGGAATCCGGAATTCGCCTTCTTGGAAGACACCACCAATGGCTTCTTCCGTGACATCGAGTTCCTTCCCAGCATGCGCAATGACTCAAAGTCGCGCTCGATTGTTTGGCCTTGCGTTCTTTACGTCGATGCCTACAACCGCGGCGCCGAAAACTTCATTCAGCCGGCACTTGACTACTTCCTGCAAGAAGTTCCGGGTGTTGGACCGAATAATGACCGCTACGATGAGAACGGAGCTTCCTCGAACTACAATGCGAGCTCCTTCTATCGGAACGGTAACAACGGGGCGACGTTGCCTCAGCTGTTGGGCTACAGCTGTATCCTCGTCAACTCCGGCGCTCTCAGCGATGCAGCCTTGGATGAGACAGACGTCATCGGTCTCGAAGACTGGTTGCTGACCTCGATCTGCGATTTCAACAATGAGCGCCAGGGATTGATCCTGAACGGTGATGAGATGCCTGCTGTCATCCAGTTGAATCGTCCCTCCTTCCTGTTCGGCGCCCTCGGTGCCGGGCTGGACTGCACACCTTACCGTGATGCCGGCTGCCCGAGTGGTTCCGAGGAGGACACGACCTATTGCGTTCAGATCATCGACGTTGACACGCCGGTCTTCCCGACCTCGACCGATATCTGGGCCTATGGCAACGGATGTCCGAACATCTTTACTTACTCCGTTATGTTCCCGCAGGGCACGGGTCTTGGGAACCGCAGCTGGTTCGACTATGACTTCAGTGGCCCCAAAGGCGTCGTAGAGTTCGCTCAGATCGTCAATGAAGATCTCGGATTGGGTAACTATCGCTCCTCGATCGAGGGCTATAGCTATCACCACATCACGACCTCCTTCAACGGGACGACAGGACAGTGCGTCGCCGATAGTGCTGGTATCGTCAGCGCGGCAGCCTCTGAGATCGTTAACACCCTCGACTGGATGTTCAACGGTCCTCCGCCGTCATTCTGCACCAATCCGTGCACTATCACAGATGACGTTCCGGACATCGGTGGTGTTGATGTGCGTGTGAACCGTCTATTCCAGAACCGCCCGAACCCATTCAACCCCCGCACCGTCATTTCCTTCTCGGTAGCGCAGCGCGGCAAGGTTGAGTTGGCCATCTATGATGTCTCCGGCCGCCTGGTTCGCCAGTTGCGCAATGATGTCATGGACGCCGGTCAGCAGAACGTGGTCTGGGATGGTACGGATGATGCCGGTCACAAGGTCACCAGCGGGATCTACTGGTCTCAGCTGAAGATCAATGACTACATGTCCACAAAGAAGATGGTGCTTATCAAGTAACTCCCTTCTTTGCGAGTCATCGACTCTCAGGTGGGTCGCTCCCTTGCGGAGCGACCCACTTGCTTTATTGCGAATCAAATTTCTCTTCGATCGAATTCCGTCTGAAAATGCTTTTATCCTTATGGGATGGATCCCGTCTAGAAGCCTTACTTAAGATGAGTTACCGAGATTCTGACAACTCACGCCATCCCTTTCAGGTCGTTGACAGTGAGGCCCGGCTCTGTTACTTTTTGCCCATGGGCCGGGGTGGAGTGGGCTCACTGCCAGGAGGATCTAATGACCCATCGCGCGGAGGGCCCGGGGAATCCCCGGCCGTTTTCGTCATTTCTCTTTTTTCCCCTTCTAATCGTTGTGCTCTCTTTGGCCAGCGGTCTTCTGACCCAGGCCTGCCGTGAGCAGACAACTCAGGAAATTGACCGGAATCAACCGCCTGAGACGGTTTTGACCGGGGCTCCCGGCGACAGCACGACAACCTTCTATTTTACCCATCTCTATTGGTATGGGGTGGATCCTGATGGAAAGGTCATTGCCTTTGAATTCGCGGTGACCGATTCCATCCCTGAAGCGATGGATGAAATCGAATGGCATCGAACGACGCGCCGGGACAGCCTTTTCGCTCTCCCTGTCGGTGAAACCCAAGAGATTATGGGCCGTCGGTTTTATATCCGGGCCATTGATAATAATAACCGGGTCGATGAAACCCCGGCTTGGACCTTTTTTACGGTGCGGGATAATGCCGCTCCAACCATTGAATTCACCCGCTCAGTCGGCATCGGACCCAACGGCGAAGAGGTGCCGATCACTTCGATCAGCGACGTTACACCGACTGATACGATTCCCACCGGCTGGGATGTCGAATTCAAATGGCGTGGTTTGGATCGTGATGTGGCTCTCTACGAAGATGGCGTCCGCGACACCGTCGGGCATGTCGTCGGATATTCCTATCATCTGGCTCCTATTGAATCGAGTTACCTTGGGGGTACCCTGAGGAATACGTCGGCATCATACCGCAATCTCATCAGCGGGTCTTACATCATGTTTGTTCGAGGCATGGATGATGCCGGTTTCGCCGCCCTGAACCCGACTATTCGCAGTTTCGTTTGGAATCGAGACCCACAAACCTGGTTTACCCGGGGCGATCCCGATTCCAGCGGTCCCGCCGACTCCCTCGCTCACTTCTTTGATGTGGAGGGGAACGAGTACTTTAATGGGGATACCCTCAATCGCGCATCGGGGGCCGGCCATACCATCACTGCCTGGGTGAGGGGATCCGATCCTGATGATCCGGAAGGCTTGGGTCGCGTCAGGGATTTTGAATTTAGGAAGCGTCAGGACGGCGGCGGATTACCATGGGCGCCGATCCAGACATTGGATAACTCGGTGGTCTGGGCGCGCCTTCTCACCGGCGACTACGACCTGCTCGCCCGATGTTCCGATATTCTCGGCCGTGTAGACGGCTCCCCGGCCAAGTTGACCTTCTACGTTAATAAATCGCCCCGTTTCCGCGCATCCCTTCAGGTCGGACCCACCCTCATCGAGCAGACACCTCAAGAGGGCCAGGTTTTCCCGGTTGATGAGGTAGCCGATGGTTTACCCTGCAGATTCCTAGCCTATGATCCGGATCGACAGAATTCAGATTTGAGGCCTCGGTTCTTTTATAAATTCACGGGTCCCAGAGACTATCATGAGACGTTTTGGCGTCCCATGGTGCAAGCTCAAGCCTTGAGCGCCAGCGTCTATTTTGTACAGGATGTTCTTGTGCCGGAGCGATATGACGGGCGGTTGATGGTTAAAAGCGAGCCGTATGAGATTACGATTCAGGTCATTGAGACTTTTCAGGATGGAAGTTCGGAGAATCCAAGGAAGACAGAGCTTATCATCCATTTCTATATTACCAGCGGTTGAGTGCTCCGAAGATTTTCTATGAATCCGAAGTTGGTTGGGGGAGGTATTGATTCATGAAACGGCGAGTCTGGTTGACGGCATGCTTTATTGTACTCTGTTTAAGTCAGATACAATGTCTGTTGATACCCAGTGATCAGGAGAGTGGAAGCAGAGCGCCCAATCAGAATCCGCATGTTCGGATTACCGGTGGGGTTTTCAATTCAGATCCCGAGGGGGTTGATTACCGTGTCAATCTAAAATGGCATGGCTGGGATGATGATGGTGTTGTGACGGCCTTCGAGTGGGCCATCGACGACACAACTCTCGAGCGGGCTTGGCATACCACCACGGACTTTGGCAATCTCTTCAGCTTTCAGGCTACGGTACATGATGTCGCTGATTCCAGTTTTTATGATTGGCATCGTTTCTTCATCCGGTCGATTGATAACGAATTCGCCCGGTCCCCCATAGATTCACGCTACTTCAATGCGCGGACCATCGCACCGAAAACACGGATCACCTTTCCGGTCTTTAGCCCGGCCCAATTCATCCTGCGCCGGCCCCGTTCCTTTAATATTAAATGGGAGGGCGAGGATCTTGATTCCTCCCAGCCTGAAAGAACTCCCGTTGCCTATGACTACAAACTCGTGAAATTCAATATCACCAATGATGTGGACCAGCTGATTGAAGATCTCATTACTAATGAAAACGTCTTCCTGGATACATTACAGTATGGGGATAAGACGGCCTGGATTCGAATCCCTTCCGATATCACCACACTGCGGCTTTCTGAACTCCCGCTCGGGGATCTTTATATATTCGGGATCCGGGCCATTGATGAAGCGGGCGCCATAGAACCGTCCTTGGATATTGGTCAAAACTTCTTCCCCTTTGAGGTGACGGCTGAGGAGTGCCAGCCCATCGTGACGATGCGTGAAAACCGTTTGGGAAGGCATGTTTTTCCGAGCGAGGGAGAAACGTGGAACGTGGAGGTTCCCAGCAATACGGACCTGCGTTTCACCTGGACGGGGGATGCGGCCTTCTGTGGAAGCCTGCCCGGAAATGTCAATTATGGTCTCGATCTCGAGGACCCGGGTGATGAGAATGACAACGCTCCGAACGGGATCGGCGGATGGATCGGATGGGGTCTATGGGAAGAGGTCCAAACACCCTTCAGTTTCCCCGATCGCGATGACGGGAAGACCCATAATTTCTACCTTAAGATGATGGATCAATCCAATAATCCACGATCCGAGAGATTTTGCTGGGTCGCTATTAAGGTTGTCGCCTTCCCGATGAACAAAACAGCGCTCATCGTCGATGATGCGACGCCAAGACCATATATGTTTGGGACGGATCCGGTTCATGACGCGTTCAGGGACCGCGTTCTGAGAAGTGTTTATCAGTTCTTGGAGCCCGGTGAAGAACCCGGAATCTTTAACATGTTCCGGACAAACGAAGGCGGCTTTAATCCCGAATCGATGCCCTTGGAACTCGTCGCCGCCTACAAAATGATCATATGGAACACATTTTTCTTTGGGACGTCTTCATCAGGGTTGAATGATAATGAGTTTGAGAGACATATCCTCACGAGTTATATCGGTGCGGGCGGACGTCTCTACCTGTACGGATCCTCGCCGATCGGCTGTCTCGCGGGTGATAATTTCAACTATGGTGGTGACGGGCTCTGTCCCGATGTACCGGGCGCTGATGAACCGGCCTGGGATGACGAAAGCTTCATTTGGACCTTCCTGCATCTGACGAATTGTGTCACAGGTACCTCGGGAACGGGCCAGCAGATCGATGGCTGGGTCGGATCCAAGTCGGTGCATCCCCTCTATCCTGATTTGGATCTCAATACTTCGGTATGGAATCCTTGGCGGCCGCGGGTAGGGGATGGACTACCGGTCGGGGGAACCGTCTGGTTCGAGGTTTACAAAAACAGCCGCAGCATTGCAATTCAGCCGGAGCCCGGGATGGATACCCTCTATGTCCTGAAGACCTTCAATTATCAAGGAGTTCAATCGCGGCTTGAGGGATATCCCATCACGCTGCGTTACCAGTCCACTCCTGAAGATTCGGCTCTGGGTATCGATCAAGGACGGGTCTTCCTGCAGATGTTCCCGTTCTTCCCTTGTCATGAAGGACCGGCCACGGAAGCGGCGACCAAGGCCATCACCTGGGTGATGACCGGGCGTGATGAATAATCGCGCTTCCGGGAATGGATCCCGGGCAAGTCTGCGGGGGTTGTATAATTACTGGCATTCTTGGGGAGGTGTGATGAGGAAAGGTTTGTTGTGCTGCTTTCTCCTCGTACTTATAGGCTCTGTTCCGGCATGGGCCCAGGTTGCGAAATTTATGGAACCTCCCGAGGTATCTGATCAGCGTGTTTCCTGGAAATGGGCCGCTATCGATTCAGATCCAATCTATACAGGCAACTCGACATTAAAACGGGTCAGGCCGATCAGCGAACATCCATTCCACGACAGAACCATTGCCAAGGTATTACTTGATCAAAGTGGATTGTTCGGCTTTTCACTCAGTGAGGATGGGCAACAGGTCTACAAATGGGAGCTCGATTCAGGCCTTCTCGTAGAGGAATATGTGCCCATTCCCGCGCCTGCTGTTGTTCTTAATGCCGCGCTTCATCGGGACGGATTGAGCCTGGCGGCTGTTTTGGATGATGGACGCATTGCCATCTGGGATCTCCAGAGACCGGATACGCTCTGGTCCTTTCCCGTTTCACCCGGCCCCTGCTATGACATTCTCTATCTACCCGGCAGCCTCAATCACCGATTTTTGACGGCAGGGTCTGATGGCAAGGTTCGCAAGTGGGATATTGAGCTGGAGC is a window from the Candidatus Eisenbacteria bacterium genome containing:
- a CDS encoding integration host factor subunit beta, whose amino-acid sequence is MTKADLVDEIADRTGLTKKDVAETVDQFLEAVSRSLINGKHIEIRGFGTFRVRDRKPRMARNPRTGDSVPVPARRVPVFKVSKELKEKVANAES
- the rsmI gene encoding 16S rRNA (cytidine(1402)-2'-O)-methyltransferase translates to MGHLQDITLRAIEVLRDVSFIAAEDTRRSRTLLSAHGLTGRLVSYHEHNERQRTPGLLEELLQGRSVALISDAGSPLISDPGYHIVQAAIQEGIPIQVIPGPSSVIAALQVAGFTADRFIFHGYAPRTSGRRERFLDEVAADPRTQVFFETPHRIRRTLDAMTSRFPRRDMVLCRELTKVYEETLRGTPEKILERIGERSLKGEMVLVVGPQSKEGRGRSAGS
- a CDS encoding CDP-alcohol phosphatidyltransferase family protein; translation: MMSSIKRGARSTIAPLAGWLGKRGVHPNTLTLLGLLFAGITAVLLAQGRLRLALIPYTLSGLADMLDGAVARATGRGSAFGAALDSTVDRVAEGVVLGGLLLGLLNAPPGGTVLCVSSILLFLISSFLVSYTRARAEGLGLECTVGWMERPARLVLLAILLLLGRSVLLPGLIILGLLTTWTVIQRMIHISHEVGRLARNEKTRKVAP
- the tmk gene encoding dTMP kinase produces the protein MSRGVFISFEGGEGSGKSTQILRLAESLKSSGFQVVVCREPGGTPLGEAVRDLLLKIRKDPPAALTELLLLESSRSHLVQQVILPALKEGRIVLCDRYADASMAYQWGGRGLASDLVRNLNKTATGGLTPDRTVLLDMDPSEGRRRQGRAGMDTDRMESENLEFHSKVRCAYLSLAKEEPGRFIVVDAAQGIDQLAEEILRQVQPYCLERLTPSGKTFGKTEGGIHHAP
- the larB gene encoding nickel pincer cofactor biosynthesis protein LarB, producing the protein MHPDRMRQILEDVQSGVMTADAAMSAFRRLPFESLNDLRLDHHRHLRCGFPEVVFGLGKTPTQVLDAAKGLQASGSPLLVTRVDPETGPLLQKQFPAGRWNRRARCFILAGESLIPPAGLVGILCAGTSDLPVAEEAVETARAMGAEVEFTADVGIAGLHRLSDKKELLLSADALVVVAGMEGALASVVGGLTDKPVIAVPTSVGYGASFKGLTALLAMLNSCASGVVVVNIDNGFGAGYTAALIGRGRCAAMKDVRLPEKQLRKQPEKPPKKRPGKEQ
- the larC gene encoding nickel pincer cofactor biosynthesis protein LarC, coding for MRILYVDPIGGLSGDMFLGALVDLGWPLASLERELQEIGISDIRLDVETRIHRHLSSKGILVTTGEKGVHRHLPDIEKILGVDRTEMDAIPPHRRKAYGAFRRLVEAEARIHGQPIEKVHLHEVGGLDSIADILGVCLAISDLEIERVFVGPLPLGTGWVDMAHGRFPIPAPATVEILKDVPVVWTGECGEKVTPTGAVLAVTLADQFGFPPPMILRSTGWGGGSRPTAEGETPNLVRLILGETEDEAVNEAGEGLWDRVGVLTTHIDDMTSEEMAYLTEKLRIGGALDVFVTPGLMKKGRPAWALTVLCGPAMMPSLRTLLFEESSTLGIRIRWEERWVLNRLLETLETPYGPIQVKWARRGERWEAAPEFESLKSAADSCGISLRKIALEISRLLPEVPKTSF